Proteins encoded in a region of the Salminus brasiliensis chromosome 2, fSalBra1.hap2, whole genome shotgun sequence genome:
- the b4galnt3a gene encoding beta-1,4-N-acetylgalactosaminyltransferase 3, whose amino-acid sequence MEQFLFSLTGLFSFRKLRNVAFLLVLSGLVFVVYLSFFTVRMEHKQFLDTVLSRKQQLFSSLEDEYPFEDQIVKQVQQPWKPEYRGQVNLHAFEDWCGISTNQLRKNVLYPLFPHTRTTINRLATFPRWNNYGLRIFGYIHPASSGQYIFAISSDKNSEFWLSLNEEPQNIKLLSYVGRTGSEWSAPGEYGKFASQISQPIMLQKDKQYFFEVLYKHSEGGQDHLEVAWRLNQRNSSFTVITSEYLSLYANESSLLVGETDHIPQTTASHEMQADLISKQRFPLVDMVREDPRDSIYNIPLMNDSKLSNIFPGCDYKPLNLFGGDKLQRFHGIYYVHYSAVYPNDYTRQTHTDADEMCFYNKDSQFADGGGSFQYLKVQEPPTGEGGEKIEKPNPYWERAVNVYPVEFHSKQTTVVTKVCKRAGNVIMDEKDVITVVDAFMDKVQLTESTSNLVLKRILNVERRVDDTVGTRYLLELELEDDEGESRLLSEYFYANPNKEGNAESPSLCSPKDFSWDPKARVNVILPVKNQGRWIIQFIKQMEKIYKATRDENFNVIIIDYSSNDVNIQKALRKAKLPSYQYRRLEGTFLKTTAIQTAIDLIEDENSILFMCDLHLNFPTSIINSVRKHTIKGKMVFCPAVMRLDCGASLIAPTGFWEIDGYGLVGIYKSDMDRIGGMNTQDFKDKWGGEDWELLDRILENKLEVERLNLRNFVHYFHTKRGMWNN is encoded by the exons TGCTCAGTCGGAAGCAGCAACTGTTCAGTTCTTTGGAGGATGAG TACCCTTTTGAGGACCAAATTGTGAAGCAGGTCCAACAACCGTGGAAACCTGAG TATCGAGGCCAAGTGAACCTGCATGCTTTTGAAGACTGGTGTGGGATTTCCACTAATCAGCTGAGGAAGAACGTGCTGTATCCTCTATTTCCACAC ACACGGACCACAATAAACAGGCTTGCCACATTTCCCAGATGGAATAACTACGGGCTGAGGATCTTTGGCTACATTCATCCAGCATCAAGTG GTCAGTATATTTTTGCGATTTCTTCTGATAAGAACTCTGAGTTCTGGCTGAGTTTGAATGAAGAGCCCCAAAATATCAAACTCTTGTCCTACGTTGGCAGG ACAGGTTCTGAATGGTCTGCTCCAGGAGAATATGGGAAATTTGCGTCTCAGATATCTCAACCCATAAT GCTTCAGAAAGACAAGCAGTATTTCTTTGAAGTCCTCTACAAACACAGTGAAGGAGGGCAAGATCATCTGGAAGTTGCA TGGCGTCTGAACCAAAGGAACAGCAGCTTTACTGTTATAACCTCTGAGTATCTGTCGCTCTATGCAA ACGAATCCTCACTACTGGTGGGGGAAACGGACCACATCCCCCAGACAACAGCCAGCCATGAGATGCAGGCAGACCTCATCTCCAAGCAGCGTTTTCCTTTAGTAGACATGGTCAGAGAAGACCCACGAGACTCCATCTACAACA TACCGTTGATGAATGACTCCAAACTGAGCAACATCTTCCCTGGATGTGATTACAAGCCTCTTAACCTCTTCGGTGGAGACAAACTTCAGCGGTTCCACGGTATATATTAT GTTCACTACTCGGCAGTGTACCCCAATGACTACACCAGGCAGACTCATACAGATGCTGATGAGATGTGTTTTTACAACAAGGATTCACAGTTTGCTGACGG AGGAGGGTCCTTCCAATATCTGAAAGTTCAGGAGCCGCCAACAGGAGAAGGAG GGGAGAAAATTGAAAAGCCTAATCCATACTGGGAGCGAGCCGTCAATGTATATCCTGTGGAGTTCCATTCAAAGCAGACCACTGTGGTCACCAAAGTCTGCAAAAGAGCTGGAAATGTCATCATGGACGAGAAGGATGTCATTACTGTGGTCGACGCTTTCATGGATAAAGTGCAGTTAACAGAAAGCACCAG TAATTTGGTCCTGAAGCGCATACTAAATGTGGAGAGGAGGGTGGACGATACAGTGGGCACTCGCTACCtgttggagctggagctggaggatGATGAGGGGGAGAGCAGGCTGCTGTCTGAATATTTTTATGCAAACCCAAATAAAGAGGGGAATGCAGAGTCACCTTCTCTCTGCAGCCCAAAGGACTTCTCTTGGGACCCGAAAGCCAGAGTCAACGTCATTCTCCCAG TGAAAAACCAGGGAAGATGGATCATTCAGTTCATCAAACAAATGGAGAAAATATACAAAGCTACAAGGGATGAAAACTTCAACGTCATCATCATCGACTACAGCAGTAATGACGTTAACATTCAGAAGGCACTAAGAAAGGCCAAACTACCGAG CTACCAGTACAGGAGGCTGGAAGGAACTTTCCTTAAAACAACAGCAATTCAAACAGCAATTGACCTTATTGAA GATGAGAACAGTATTTTGTTCATGTGTGACCTGCATCTCAATTTCCCCACATCAATAATCAACAGTGTGCGCAAACACACCATAAAGGGGAAAATGGTCTTTTGTCCAGCTGTCATGAGACTGGACTGCGGAGCCTCATTAATAGCTCCCACAG GTTTCTGGGAAATTGATGGCTATGGTCTGGTGGGGATCTATAAATCTGACATGGACCGAATTGGAGGGATGAACACACAAGACTTCAAAGATAAATGGGGAGGAGAAGACTGGGAGTTGTTAGACAG AATCCTTGAGAACAAGCTGGAGGTGGAGCGACTAAACCTGAGGAATTTTGTGCACTACTTCCATACAAAACGAGGAATGTGGAATAACTAA